The following proteins are co-located in the Candidatus Nanosynbacter sp. HMT-352 genome:
- the pth gene encoding aminoacyl-tRNA hydrolase, giving the protein MKVILALGNPGEKYTNTRHNAGFLAIDKFASEQGKTFSNKPKFSADITELNISGEKILLVKPTTFYNEVGISARAILDFYKLTLDDLLIIHDDTALDFGKIRTRKGGRDAGSNGLKSLHSHVGSDFWHIRIGTDNLLRRQVGDVDFVLGKFNSDEQKILQSWILPESINLIEKFINGTIEPFSIKY; this is encoded by the coding sequence ATGAAAGTCATCTTAGCGTTGGGAAATCCAGGCGAAAAATACACAAACACGAGGCATAATGCTGGGTTTTTGGCTATTGATAAATTTGCGTCAGAACAGGGGAAAACCTTTTCAAATAAGCCGAAGTTTTCCGCCGATATCACTGAACTCAATATTTCCGGAGAAAAAATCCTACTAGTTAAGCCAACTACTTTTTACAACGAGGTCGGAATTTCCGCCCGAGCAATCTTAGATTTTTACAAATTGACATTGGACGATTTACTAATTATTCACGACGACACGGCGCTGGATTTTGGTAAAATTCGAACCCGCAAAGGCGGTCGAGACGCGGGCAGTAATGGATTAAAGTCGCTCCACTCTCACGTCGGATCAGACTTTTGGCATATTCGTATTGGCACAGATAATTTGCTTAGGCGCCAAGTTGGTGACGTAGATTTTGTCCTGGGTAAATTCAACTCAGACGAGCAAAAGATTCTCCAAAGCTGGATATTACCCGAATCAATTAATTTGATCGAGAAATTCATCAACGGAACTATCGAGCCGTTCAGTATAAAATATTAA
- the dprA gene encoding DNA-processing protein DprA produces MEINRITPDEHIFSQRLAHIANPPKSLCYMGKLPEVSAPVVSIVGSRKPSAYGKEVTERLATDLAKAGCVIVSGLALGVDCIAQKAAIEAGGTVVAVVPNELPDISPRTNYQLAMSIIKQGGAVVSEWMKGDNKIVNRWSFLERNRLVSGLADGIIITEAAERSGTLNTASHALNQGRDLFVVPGNITSPLSAGCNTLLKQGAYLVTDADDVLSIIAPERLQKDNGQELAASATIEEAIIIKLISEGLRDGDEIQQKSGLSASDFATALTMLEINGVIKPLGANNWTLR; encoded by the coding sequence ATGGAAATCAATAGAATTACACCAGATGAACATATTTTCTCCCAGAGATTAGCGCATATTGCCAATCCACCAAAAAGCTTATGTTATATGGGAAAATTGCCAGAAGTAAGCGCGCCCGTCGTATCAATCGTCGGGTCCCGCAAGCCGTCTGCCTACGGAAAAGAAGTGACCGAGCGATTAGCAACAGATCTGGCAAAAGCCGGATGTGTAATCGTGAGCGGGTTGGCGCTAGGCGTGGATTGCATTGCCCAAAAAGCTGCAATTGAAGCTGGCGGAACGGTCGTGGCGGTCGTCCCAAACGAGCTTCCTGATATTTCACCGCGGACCAATTATCAACTAGCCATGAGCATCATAAAGCAGGGTGGCGCGGTCGTTTCAGAATGGATGAAGGGCGATAATAAAATAGTCAATCGTTGGAGTTTTCTGGAGCGCAATCGGCTGGTTAGTGGGCTGGCAGATGGCATTATCATCACTGAAGCCGCCGAGCGAAGCGGCACACTAAACACCGCCTCGCATGCACTTAATCAGGGAAGAGATTTGTTTGTAGTTCCCGGAAACATAACCAGCCCACTGTCGGCGGGTTGTAATACTTTATTAAAACAAGGGGCGTATTTGGTGACAGACGCCGACGATGTTTTATCAATCATCGCGCCAGAGAGATTACAAAAAGACAACGGCCAAGAATTAGCAGCCAGCGCAACAATTGAAGAAGCTATTATCATAAAACTCATCTCAGAAGGGCTGCGTGACGGCGACGAAATTCAACAAAAATCAGGATTATCCGCATCAGATTTTGCCACGGCGCTTACAATGCTAGAAATCAACGGTGTTATCAAACCTCTCGGGGCGAACAACTGGACGTTACGGTAG
- a CDS encoding GTP-binding protein, translated as MAKRDDDLEFSINAPFDDGRAIIDKVPLYLVNGSLGAGKTSVLEFLLQQSDYKGSRVIENEYANENVDGYRLEKLADIVTTLAGDCVCCSSKHALTRMLLDFCRNSPTPVFIEATGVARTINLVEKLINAQIFNKYELAQSFYVIDAYEILRGIEPAHEIELQAADMILVTKEDLLSDDERLQYESKLNSLPYGKILSAPRGKFDINKMTTPSGLLTFFDTYDGELVVPDNPTYAVLDVSGMKIAASTLEKIWPELFGAYKLRRMKGCFIDDNGARHHLEATENQIQIANSAAEEPAKIVLIGERADEITREVLSAQLMMFE; from the coding sequence ATGGCAAAGCGTGACGATGATTTGGAATTTAGCATTAATGCGCCGTTTGATGATGGGCGAGCGATTATCGATAAAGTTCCGCTATATTTGGTGAATGGGTCGCTGGGCGCTGGGAAAACTAGTGTCCTTGAGTTCTTATTGCAACAAAGTGACTATAAGGGCTCTCGGGTGATTGAGAATGAATATGCTAATGAAAACGTTGACGGTTATCGATTGGAGAAATTGGCGGATATTGTGACGACTTTGGCTGGTGATTGTGTTTGTTGTTCGTCAAAGCATGCATTGACGCGAATGCTACTCGACTTTTGTCGCAATTCCCCCACCCCAGTGTTTATTGAGGCGACTGGTGTGGCGCGAACGATAAATTTGGTCGAGAAGTTGATTAATGCACAAATATTCAATAAGTACGAGTTGGCGCAGAGTTTTTACGTTATTGATGCATATGAGATTTTACGTGGAATTGAGCCGGCGCATGAAATTGAGTTGCAAGCGGCGGACATGATTTTAGTGACCAAAGAAGATTTGCTAAGTGACGACGAGCGATTGCAATACGAATCCAAGCTGAACTCCCTGCCTTACGGAAAAATATTGAGCGCGCCACGAGGTAAATTTGATATCAATAAAATGACGACGCCGTCGGGACTACTAACGTTTTTTGATACATACGATGGCGAGTTGGTCGTGCCGGATAATCCGACGTATGCTGTGCTGGATGTTTCTGGTATGAAAATTGCTGCGTCGACTCTGGAAAAAATTTGGCCAGAACTTTTTGGCGCTTATAAACTTAGGCGAATGAAGGGCTGTTTTATTGACGATAATGGCGCGCGGCATCATTTGGAGGCAACGGAAAATCAGATTCAAATAGCTAATTCTGCGGCGGAAGAGCCAGCAAAAATTGTGCTAATTGGTGAACGTGCGGACGAAATTACGCGTGAAGTTTTGTCGGCGCAATTGATGATGTTTGAATAA
- a CDS encoding TIGR03943 family putative permease subunit, with the protein MYANLAKSIGGIVVCAYILLLAWRDQLGFYVHPRYHTFAVVISAIGVILLLIDIMLQLKNKPAKDKSRISLKKITPISYFAIIILSVGYIFPPKPLSPSSLAQKESPMIIEPESRCETPQPKENSSTISINRWKTAINSCKETAYFNGKDITITGFVSNDLLKNYGYNYFNIVRYVISCCTVDSVPMKILVEKNFSTDYPDGTWLIVKGKLSQKIVNSQAEYVITDAHITKISQPKYPYELLGI; encoded by the coding sequence ATGTACGCTAACCTTGCAAAATCAATTGGCGGAATTGTCGTTTGCGCATATATTTTGCTATTAGCTTGGCGCGACCAACTCGGCTTTTACGTTCATCCACGCTATCACACATTCGCGGTCGTAATTAGCGCAATCGGCGTTATACTTTTGCTTATTGATATAATGTTGCAATTAAAAAATAAACCCGCAAAAGACAAATCTAGAATTAGCTTGAAAAAAATTACCCCGATATCTTATTTTGCGATAATTATATTATCAGTCGGATATATATTTCCGCCAAAACCGCTCTCTCCGAGTAGCCTTGCTCAAAAAGAAAGTCCTATGATTATTGAGCCCGAAAGTCGTTGCGAAACACCTCAACCGAAAGAGAACTCTTCTACAATCTCAATAAATCGCTGGAAAACCGCAATAAATTCCTGCAAAGAAACCGCTTATTTTAACGGCAAAGACATCACCATAACTGGCTTCGTTTCAAATGATCTGTTAAAAAACTACGGCTATAATTACTTCAATATTGTCAGATACGTTATAAGTTGCTGCACTGTTGACAGCGTGCCTATGAAAATCCTGGTCGAGAAAAACTTTTCGACAGACTACCCAGATGGAACATGGCTAATCGTCAAGGGTAAATTGTCGCAAAAAATCGTTAATAGTCAAGCTGAATACGTCATAACCGACGCGCATATCACAAAAATCAGCCAACCCAAATATCCTTATGAATTGCTCGGAATATAA
- a CDS encoding DUF475 domain-containing protein: MKHLLHSHHPFRIFWFSVLLTLGLGSLIFSHMGVSGLWLFTILVVLEVTFSFDNAVINSKVLAGMSQIWQKVFLTAGIFVAVFVVRFILPIAIVMIASGHGFMDVVNLALHKPVEYGKILHEASPMIDAFGGAFLIMIGLSYFIDYNKRVHWMRHVEPILAKAGRFENFKVCIMLSVAAVLYFTVEAPHKSLVLISAVLGIVLHIGLELFGSFFHEDDAKSVKIKTGWAAFASLLYLEILDASFSFDGVIGAFAITNSVLLIVAGLGAGAIWVRSLTVYLLRTGALSKYKYLENGAHWAIMALGVMMIAKLFHLELPEWATGGLGLLFVSLAVGSSILEARSINLQEAAAVKLHQAEEQLKSGASKIVPRKRR, translated from the coding sequence ATGAAGCATCTTTTACATTCACATCATCCGTTTCGGATTTTCTGGTTTTCGGTCCTATTGACCTTAGGTCTGGGCAGTTTGATTTTTAGCCATATGGGCGTTAGCGGTCTTTGGCTATTCACTATTTTGGTGGTTTTGGAAGTTACGTTTAGCTTCGACAACGCGGTGATAAATAGCAAGGTTTTGGCGGGAATGAGTCAAATCTGGCAGAAAGTCTTCCTGACGGCTGGTATATTTGTGGCGGTGTTTGTTGTTCGATTTATATTGCCAATTGCTATTGTGATGATTGCGAGCGGCCACGGATTTATGGATGTTGTTAATCTGGCGCTACATAAACCTGTTGAGTACGGCAAAATCCTGCACGAGGCGTCGCCGATGATTGACGCATTTGGCGGTGCGTTTTTGATTATGATTGGGCTTAGCTATTTTATCGATTACAACAAGCGTGTTCACTGGATGCGACATGTTGAGCCGATTTTGGCGAAGGCTGGGCGATTTGAGAATTTTAAGGTGTGTATAATGCTTAGCGTGGCGGCTGTTTTGTATTTTACGGTCGAGGCGCCGCATAAATCTTTGGTGTTGATTTCGGCAGTGCTTGGAATTGTGCTGCATATTGGGTTGGAACTATTTGGGTCATTTTTCCATGAAGATGACGCAAAATCCGTTAAGATTAAAACTGGCTGGGCGGCGTTTGCTAGCTTGCTATATTTGGAAATTTTGGACGCCAGCTTTAGCTTTGACGGTGTGATTGGTGCGTTCGCTATTACCAACAGCGTGCTATTAATCGTGGCTGGACTGGGCGCTGGAGCAATTTGGGTTCGATCACTAACCGTATATTTATTGCGAACAGGCGCGCTTAGCAAATATAAATATCTGGAAAATGGCGCTCACTGGGCAATTATGGCGCTCGGCGTGATGATGATTGCCAAATTATTCCACTTGGAATTGCCGGAATGGGCGACGGGCGGCTTGGGCTTATTGTTCGTGAGTTTGGCGGTCGGCAGCAGCATATTGGAGGCTCGATCGATCAATCTGCAAGAAGCTGCGGCTGTGAAATTACATCAAGCCGAAGAGCAATTGAAGAGCGGCGCTTCAAAAATTGTGCCGCGAAAACGACGCTAG
- the topA gene encoding type I DNA topoisomerase, with protein MKNLVIVESPAKAKTIEKYLGKDFHVLSSVGHIRSIVKKTKDGTPPIDVANDFFAIYEVDPEKKKVITELKRNVKAVGKENVWLATDEDREGEAIAWHLCKVLDLPIETTKRIVFHEITKDAITNAIKNPRTVDMNLVQAQQARQILDRLVGFELSPVVWQKVPGGKSAGRVQSPAVRLLVEREREIMKFEGNSQFKITAIFIHDNQEFKAELNQKFDTEEAANKFLNSLKPAEFIVSDISKTPGTRNPAAPFTTSTLQQEANSKLGFSSKATMASAQKLYQDGKITYMRTDSVNLSGQAIAAATDFIKRLYGPDYSTVRKFKTKSASAQEAHEAIRPTDITLETASNNSYDQKLYDLIRRRTLASQMSPAKLEKTTITIDIKGDNLPKSKKLAQFEAKGEVITFDGFLRVYGGNKDELLPKLQSGDEVNSHDITARQTFTRPPARYTEGSLVKKLEELGIGRPSTYATIIDTIQTRGYVEKGDSEGQPRDVIVLNYNGEEVSRNVVQEKTGSTRGKLIPTPSGELIADFLTDHFTQIVDYDFTANVETEFDKIAGANLEKSTMLHGFYTPFHKLIEQSGGIDRSKVGANREVGIDPKTNKPIIARFGRFGPMLQLGETDGDEKPRFAPLPKGTKIETVTLEQALEMFKLPRIVGQTEDGQDIKANIGRFGPYIQVGKLFVSIKPEDPHSITLEKARELYAAKLEAEAAKNIAEFPDGVKVLNGRFGPYITNGTKNVKIPKDTDPKTITHEKALELLSATTAKPTRKRVVKKATKTSTKKK; from the coding sequence ATGAAAAATCTCGTTATCGTCGAGTCACCAGCCAAAGCTAAAACCATCGAGAAATATCTCGGCAAGGATTTTCACGTCCTGTCCAGCGTGGGGCATATTCGCTCGATCGTTAAAAAGACGAAGGATGGAACGCCGCCGATTGACGTGGCTAACGATTTTTTCGCAATCTATGAAGTTGATCCTGAAAAAAAGAAAGTTATCACCGAACTAAAGAGAAATGTCAAGGCAGTTGGCAAGGAAAATGTTTGGCTCGCAACCGATGAAGACCGCGAAGGGGAGGCCATTGCTTGGCATTTGTGTAAGGTGTTGGATCTTCCTATTGAAACAACTAAGCGAATTGTTTTTCATGAGATCACCAAAGACGCCATAACCAACGCAATTAAGAATCCGCGAACCGTGGATATGAATTTGGTTCAGGCGCAACAAGCCAGGCAAATCCTTGACCGACTGGTTGGTTTTGAGCTCAGCCCAGTCGTCTGGCAGAAAGTTCCTGGCGGAAAATCGGCTGGTCGCGTTCAGAGTCCAGCAGTGCGATTGCTAGTCGAGCGCGAACGAGAAATTATGAAGTTTGAGGGCAATTCTCAGTTTAAAATTACTGCCATTTTTATTCACGACAATCAAGAATTCAAGGCCGAGCTTAATCAAAAATTCGATACAGAAGAAGCGGCGAACAAGTTCTTAAATAGCCTGAAACCTGCCGAATTTATTGTTAGCGATATCTCAAAAACTCCTGGGACCAGAAATCCAGCGGCGCCATTTACCACTTCAACCCTGCAACAGGAAGCCAACTCTAAACTTGGTTTCAGCTCCAAAGCAACCATGGCCTCGGCACAAAAATTATACCAAGACGGAAAAATCACCTATATGCGTACCGACTCCGTAAATTTGAGCGGTCAAGCCATCGCGGCGGCCACCGATTTTATCAAGCGTCTTTACGGTCCAGATTACTCAACGGTTCGCAAATTTAAGACCAAATCCGCATCCGCCCAAGAAGCCCACGAAGCCATTCGCCCGACAGACATCACTCTGGAAACCGCGTCTAATAATAGCTATGACCAGAAATTATACGACCTAATTCGACGCCGAACTTTAGCGTCGCAAATGTCGCCAGCGAAGCTAGAAAAAACGACTATCACAATTGACATCAAAGGCGATAATTTACCTAAGAGCAAAAAACTCGCTCAGTTTGAAGCAAAAGGCGAAGTCATTACATTTGATGGATTTTTGCGCGTTTACGGTGGCAATAAAGATGAGCTTCTACCGAAGTTACAGTCTGGCGATGAAGTCAATTCTCACGATATTACGGCTCGTCAAACATTCACCAGACCGCCAGCTCGCTACACCGAAGGTTCGCTAGTTAAGAAGTTGGAGGAGCTTGGAATTGGACGTCCGTCAACTTACGCTACGATTATTGACACTATTCAGACTCGTGGCTACGTTGAAAAGGGTGACAGCGAAGGTCAACCGCGTGATGTAATTGTTCTGAACTATAACGGCGAGGAAGTCAGTCGAAATGTTGTTCAAGAAAAGACTGGCTCAACTCGCGGCAAGCTTATTCCAACGCCAAGCGGCGAACTGATTGCCGATTTCCTGACGGACCATTTTACGCAAATTGTCGATTACGATTTCACCGCCAACGTTGAGACGGAATTTGACAAAATTGCCGGTGCTAATCTGGAAAAAAGCACAATGCTGCACGGATTTTACACGCCTTTCCATAAATTAATCGAGCAATCTGGCGGGATCGACCGAAGTAAAGTCGGTGCTAATCGCGAAGTGGGAATTGACCCGAAGACGAATAAACCGATTATCGCGCGATTTGGGCGATTCGGTCCAATGTTACAGCTTGGCGAAACTGACGGCGACGAAAAGCCGCGTTTTGCGCCGCTGCCAAAGGGCACGAAAATTGAGACAGTTACTCTGGAGCAAGCACTGGAAATGTTCAAGTTGCCACGCATCGTCGGACAAACAGAGGACGGGCAAGATATTAAGGCGAATATTGGACGATTCGGTCCATACATTCAAGTTGGCAAATTGTTCGTTTCCATTAAGCCGGAAGATCCGCATAGCATTACTTTAGAAAAAGCGCGTGAACTTTACGCCGCCAAATTAGAAGCCGAAGCCGCTAAGAATATCGCCGAATTCCCGGATGGAGTTAAAGTTCTTAATGGACGATTCGGTCCATACATCACCAACGGCACTAAAAATGTCAAAATCCCTAAAGATACGGATCCGAAAACTATTACTCACGAAAAAGCTCTGGAGCTATTAAGCGCCACAACAGCGAAACCAACTCGCAAACGCGTAGTTAAAAAAGCCACCAAAACATCCACTAAAAAGAAATAG
- the der gene encoding ribosome biogenesis GTPase Der — protein sequence MSKLPTVAIIGQANVGKSSLFNRLTRSRTAIVAREAGTTRDNVVSKVSYKRRNVDSAPSDNYSQFWLIDTAGLKTAEDEFEATIQDQIADASAAADVILVTVDSTVYPSDADRQLAKKALKSGKPVILIANKADLKGSLPIDEFKRLGIKNIIKTSAEHSIGISELLDSIAELIPPATETAPDDIIRVALIGRPNVGKSNLFNTLAGKQQAIVANVAGTTRDVNRVQVRYHSQTIELLDTAGIRRQGKQETGIEKFSVLRTMQAINEADVCLLLMDVNELNVQLDQRLAGIIDEAGKGLVLVVSKWDSVEGKDAYTHDEIAPQISYNFKFTPYAPLIFTSSVTGQNVAKLFDLALDIYKRRRQECKTRALNDILQKAIAAHPPAGLKNSHPKLRYIVQTDVAPPWFVIYGSNLKFVHWSYKRYLERTLREAFNFAGTPIKMSFRDEKQLKANRERVARGLAPVTKAYKQAKNAEKDI from the coding sequence ATGTCTAAATTACCAACAGTCGCCATAATCGGGCAAGCCAACGTCGGCAAAAGCTCACTATTTAATCGCTTGACGCGCTCTCGCACGGCCATAGTCGCCAGGGAAGCCGGCACGACACGCGACAACGTCGTTAGTAAAGTTTCGTACAAACGACGCAACGTAGATTCTGCGCCGTCAGATAACTATTCGCAATTTTGGCTCATCGACACAGCTGGATTGAAGACTGCTGAGGACGAATTTGAGGCAACCATTCAGGACCAAATTGCTGACGCGTCTGCCGCTGCCGATGTAATCCTCGTAACAGTCGACTCCACTGTTTATCCTTCTGACGCTGATCGACAATTGGCCAAAAAGGCTCTAAAAAGTGGCAAGCCAGTCATTCTAATCGCAAATAAAGCAGACTTAAAAGGCTCTCTTCCTATCGACGAATTCAAGCGACTCGGCATTAAAAACATCATAAAAACTTCTGCAGAACACAGCATCGGCATTTCGGAGCTTCTCGATAGCATCGCCGAACTTATTCCGCCAGCCACCGAAACCGCACCTGATGACATTATTCGCGTCGCGCTAATCGGTCGCCCAAACGTCGGCAAGAGTAATCTATTCAATACCTTAGCGGGCAAGCAGCAAGCCATCGTCGCCAACGTCGCCGGCACAACTCGCGACGTAAACCGCGTTCAAGTTCGTTATCACAGTCAGACGATTGAACTGCTCGACACCGCTGGAATTCGCCGCCAAGGAAAGCAAGAAACGGGAATTGAAAAGTTCTCAGTTCTTCGCACCATGCAAGCCATCAACGAAGCCGACGTTTGTCTGCTTCTTATGGACGTCAATGAGCTTAACGTTCAATTGGATCAGCGCCTAGCTGGAATTATTGACGAAGCGGGCAAGGGGCTTGTTCTGGTCGTCAGCAAATGGGACTCCGTCGAAGGTAAAGACGCTTATACTCATGATGAAATCGCGCCACAAATCAGCTATAATTTCAAGTTCACGCCGTACGCGCCATTGATATTCACTTCTTCCGTCACGGGGCAGAATGTCGCTAAGTTATTCGACCTAGCGCTTGATATTTATAAGCGTCGTCGCCAAGAATGTAAAACTCGCGCCTTAAACGACATTTTACAGAAAGCCATCGCCGCACATCCGCCAGCTGGTCTGAAAAACTCGCACCCGAAGCTGCGCTACATTGTCCAGACTGACGTTGCTCCGCCGTGGTTTGTTATATATGGCAGCAATCTGAAATTTGTCCACTGGAGCTACAAGCGTTATTTGGAGCGAACTTTACGTGAAGCTTTCAATTTTGCAGGAACTCCGATTAAAATGTCTTTCCGCGATGAAAAGCAATTAAAAGCCAATCGTGAACGCGTTGCGCGCGGTCTGGCGCCAGTCACCAAAGCCTACAAGCAGGCCAAAAACGCTGAAAAAGACATATAA
- a CDS encoding Fur family transcriptional regulator, with the protein MLNEIFERHNLRLTKPRQQVFDILRNSDVPLTVGDIAKNCKNINRASIYRTLLMFDNLNIINTITIGWKNYYELAEPFIPHHHHLYCINCQNAEPIQSQELEKLIDLIGKKHNFIVTKHHFELEGICEKCRHIIENK; encoded by the coding sequence ATGCTAAATGAAATATTTGAACGCCACAATCTTCGCCTGACAAAACCTCGCCAGCAAGTATTTGACATCCTGCGAAATTCAGATGTGCCTCTTACGGTTGGTGATATTGCAAAAAACTGCAAAAACATTAACCGCGCCAGCATTTACCGCACGCTACTGATGTTCGATAATTTGAACATTATAAACACCATAACTATTGGCTGGAAGAATTATTACGAGTTAGCGGAACCTTTTATACCACATCACCACCATCTCTACTGCATCAATTGTCAAAATGCCGAACCTATACAATCGCAAGAACTCGAAAAACTCATAGATCTCATTGGTAAAAAACATAATTTCATAGTCACAAAACACCACTTTGAGCTGGAAGGTATTTGCGAAAAGTGCCGACATATTATAGAAAATAAATAA
- a CDS encoding CDP-alcohol phosphatidyltransferase family protein, protein MRSPDSLHPENDITDKKREEPFFSIEGIPPTLLSLIGTAAACIGIKDPTTFKGFATFVIGSVMDALDGKLARATGGETKLGKIVDHTGDKIKVFCTIWNMYNAGTAPKLVLGGFAASNAINAACSIKTHIDNPDMSQAPEKSGKIAMAMEVTSLILYSAGKFAELHGLRKTSNTVRALGGLAAATAIIPAILSTASYIRRASGNNHNPEKHQNTGVDRSLGIAALLGRIGESSRQ, encoded by the coding sequence ATGAGAAGCCCCGACAGTTTACATCCAGAAAATGACATTACAGACAAAAAAAGAGAAGAGCCCTTTTTCAGTATAGAAGGCATACCCCCAACGCTACTTAGCCTCATCGGAACTGCCGCTGCGTGCATTGGGATAAAGGACCCTACTACATTTAAAGGATTTGCCACTTTCGTTATTGGCAGTGTAATGGATGCGCTAGACGGCAAACTAGCCAGGGCAACTGGAGGAGAAACTAAACTAGGCAAAATTGTTGACCATACTGGAGATAAAATCAAAGTATTCTGTACTATATGGAACATGTATAACGCAGGCACAGCTCCAAAATTGGTACTTGGTGGCTTTGCCGCGTCTAACGCTATCAATGCAGCGTGTTCAATAAAAACTCATATAGACAACCCCGACATGTCACAGGCGCCTGAAAAAAGTGGCAAGATAGCCATGGCCATGGAAGTTACATCTCTAATATTATATTCTGCCGGTAAATTTGCTGAGCTGCACGGCTTAAGAAAAACTAGCAACACAGTCAGGGCACTAGGTGGGCTGGCGGCGGCAACTGCTATAATTCCTGCGATACTATCGACAGCAAGCTATATCAGACGAGCAAGCGGCAATAACCACAACCCAGAAAAGCACCAAAATACGGGAGTTGATCGCAGTCTTGGAATAGCGGCACTACTTGGTCGCATTGGAGAATCTAGCCGTCAATAG
- a CDS encoding permease — MAQKSPDGRIKKFLSANSELIGWVVFGALIISIYQFSSRFGVMLLNGEFAEWCNKLLPSLQDFITLTLSVIVEAVPFLILGIIISALIRYFLSSKDVFKILPKNAFLRRIVLSMIGLILPVCECGNVPIARSLIANGLKPADVISFLFAAPIINPITIISTMTAFSFDARMVWWRIIFALIIVQITAFIVGFFKEDSIVNPEFEKLCHPHNHGSKLPNLFSSSRNEFWQLFTMLVLGASIAAATQIFVPRFIINAVGGDIFLSVISMITLSFIISICSSIDAFFALAYVRNFTTGSILSFLLFGPMIDIKMITLLKTTFRWKFIATITLTVFFLSLIVGLGVNLYVR, encoded by the coding sequence ATGGCACAAAAATCGCCAGATGGTCGCATAAAAAAGTTTTTATCAGCCAACAGCGAATTGATCGGTTGGGTGGTTTTTGGCGCCCTTATAATTTCTATTTATCAATTCAGCTCACGATTCGGCGTCATGTTATTAAACGGAGAATTTGCAGAATGGTGCAATAAATTACTTCCGTCATTACAAGATTTCATCACGCTGACGCTAAGCGTAATTGTCGAGGCGGTCCCATTCTTAATTTTAGGAATTATCATATCCGCGCTTATCAGATACTTTTTATCATCAAAAGACGTTTTCAAAATATTGCCAAAAAACGCCTTTCTTCGACGAATTGTGCTCTCTATGATCGGGCTAATTTTACCCGTGTGCGAATGTGGTAACGTACCAATTGCACGCAGCTTAATAGCAAATGGACTGAAACCTGCCGACGTTATTAGCTTTCTTTTCGCCGCGCCAATCATAAACCCGATAACCATAATTTCAACCATGACCGCCTTCAGCTTTGACGCCCGAATGGTTTGGTGGCGAATTATTTTTGCACTAATTATCGTACAAATAACCGCTTTTATCGTCGGATTTTTTAAGGAAGATTCCATTGTCAATCCAGAGTTTGAAAAACTTTGCCACCCTCATAATCACGGTTCGAAATTGCCAAACCTATTCAGCTCATCACGTAATGAATTCTGGCAATTATTTACTATGTTGGTCTTAGGTGCTAGCATCGCAGCTGCCACACAAATCTTCGTTCCGCGATTCATAATAAACGCCGTCGGCGGCGACATTTTCTTATCAGTCATATCCATGATCACGCTAAGTTTCATCATTTCGATATGCTCCAGCATCGACGCGTTCTTTGCATTAGCTTACGTGCGAAATTTCACGACAGGCTCAATTTTATCTTTCTTACTATTCGGACCGATGATAGACATAAAAATGATTACGCTATTAAAAACAACTTTTCGCTGGAAATTTATTGCAACAATTACCTTAACTGTATTCTTCTTATCTCTAATTGTCGGACTGGGAGTTAATTTATATGTACGCTAA